One part of the Sporosarcina ureae genome encodes these proteins:
- a CDS encoding DUF421 domain-containing protein → MDFDSIWKAVLIIVTGILLLHISGRKSISQMTIGQTVLMIAVGTLLIQPVASKNLWQTLLLSFILVLTLFFFELLALKWNSFEGLLRGRSKVVIENGILKVSTMKKLRLTVDELEMHLRQNSIERIDDVKWATIEMSGQLGYVLVDRKQYATKEDIARLQLTLEEMSSQLNLDHPITKETKPIIESSTLFTEIEHPTSVPKSLE, encoded by the coding sequence ATGGATTTCGATTCAATTTGGAAAGCGGTACTCATTATCGTGACGGGAATACTGCTTTTGCATATTTCCGGACGCAAGTCTATATCTCAAATGACGATTGGGCAAACCGTATTGATGATCGCGGTTGGTACATTGCTAATTCAACCTGTAGCAAGCAAAAATTTATGGCAAACTCTTTTGCTTTCATTTATTTTAGTGCTGACACTTTTTTTCTTTGAACTATTGGCGTTGAAGTGGAATTCTTTCGAAGGGCTTTTACGAGGAAGATCAAAAGTCGTGATCGAAAATGGGATTCTTAAAGTATCTACGATGAAAAAACTCCGTTTAACTGTGGATGAATTAGAAATGCATTTACGGCAAAATAGCATCGAAAGAATTGACGATGTAAAATGGGCGACTATAGAAATGAGTGGACAGCTCGGCTATGTTTTAGTCGACCGCAAGCAATACGCAACGAAAGAAGACATTGCAAGACTTCAGCTGACGTTAGAAGAAATGAGTAGCCAACTGAATCTCGATCATCCCATTACCAAAGAGACTAAGCCGATCATTGAGAGTTCCACTCTATTTACAGAAATAGAACACCCCACTTCCGTGCCGAAATCCCTTGAATAA